From Ignatzschineria sp. RMDPL8A, a single genomic window includes:
- a CDS encoding ribonucleotide-diphosphate reductase subunit beta, whose product MKDAVLETSIFNQDNDAWQTGRYPLFLGEPLALYDSINTPYPRLFDLYKLQKSMDWTEDEVNLEQSRMDLLNCSKNNYDIMVKTLAFQWELDSVASRTIAPLFAPFVTNSELWVMLSKQSEVENLHALTYSEIIRQCISDPQEVFKEVMRNDEVLNRSTTIIDCFNELDRYGALYKLGQVERDSKELKAVVLKGFVALYCLEKIEFMSSFACTFALAEQNIFQGIAKLVQKIAQDEQVHVMMDEAVLEILFREEEWRNLFEENKEYVHEIIRSVISQELDWNEYLFSENRSIVGLNKTLLDEWVLWNAQELYGFLGLENPYKPIAKKPLMWMDNWLDLNKTQNANQEMDNTNYRLNSVTDDAEDEIFEI is encoded by the coding sequence ATGAAGGACGCTGTTCTCGAAACGTCAATTTTTAATCAGGATAATGATGCGTGGCAAACAGGGCGTTATCCGCTCTTTTTGGGCGAACCACTTGCGTTATACGATTCAATCAACACGCCATATCCTCGTCTATTTGATCTGTATAAGCTTCAAAAATCCATGGACTGGACGGAAGATGAGGTGAATCTTGAGCAATCACGTATGGACCTACTCAACTGCTCGAAAAATAACTATGACATTATGGTGAAAACCCTCGCGTTCCAATGGGAGCTCGACTCGGTGGCATCGCGTACCATCGCGCCATTATTTGCGCCATTTGTCACCAATAGTGAGCTGTGGGTGATGCTTTCGAAGCAATCGGAAGTGGAAAACCTGCACGCGCTCACCTATTCAGAGATCATTCGCCAATGTATCTCCGATCCGCAAGAAGTCTTTAAAGAGGTGATGCGTAACGATGAAGTCTTAAATCGTTCTACCACCATTATCGACTGCTTCAATGAGCTTGACCGTTACGGCGCGCTCTATAAATTAGGGCAAGTTGAGCGGGATTCAAAAGAGCTTAAAGCGGTGGTTTTAAAAGGCTTTGTTGCGCTTTATTGCTTAGAAAAAATCGAATTTATGAGCTCATTTGCGTGTACATTCGCGCTCGCTGAGCAAAATATCTTCCAAGGCATTGCCAAACTCGTGCAAAAAATCGCACAAGATGAGCAAGTGCACGTGATGATGGACGAAGCGGTGCTTGAGATTCTCTTTAGAGAAGAAGAGTGGCGCAATCTCTTTGAAGAAAACAAAGAGTACGTTCACGAAATTATCCGCTCGGTGATCTCGCAAGAGCTCGATTGGAATGAGTATCTCTTTAGTGAAAATCGTTCAATCGTTGGGCTCAACAAAACGCTCCTCGATGAGTGGGTACTTTGGAACGCGCAAGAACTCTACGGTTTCTTAGGCTTAGAAAACCCCTACAAACCGATCGCGAAAAAACCGCTCATGTGGATGGATAACTGGTTAGACCTCAACAAAACGCAAAACGCGAACCAAGAGATGGACAACACCAACTACCGCCTCAACAGCGTCACCGACGATGCGGAAGATGAGATTTTTGAGATTTAA
- a CDS encoding HNH endonuclease, with translation MTLPSAEWQIEFLKYIQNILQAGSFTSTYKCALLIALSNVAIEKGSDTDAPLTIHYRDLAEQFIQLYWHQARPYKIVNQTEIILAQNTGNTIAIMQRIDELQARYTTLANARRQSDWNSTITSVAQTVKKMPAQYLQNIGGQTYPFLYEWSSKGMEITLKRGVMYGFRQFNGIITQLAEHKWLQLIRQNSQNAELFQDDHDLYTFLFEPSRQALGKVKDQLIPLQNNCCFYCGKPIKENDHHVDHFIPWSLYSSDTGHNFVLSDSRCNLQKSDALASLPVLARWLERNELRNHEIIEAITPIGFICDKERSHNVAKWAYSKLFKADSFFWVPPKTLTRIVENPDLTFDAHNAKYPAP, from the coding sequence ATGACGCTTCCCAGTGCCGAATGGCAGATTGAGTTTTTAAAATATATTCAAAACATTCTACAGGCAGGCTCATTCACCTCAACCTATAAATGCGCCCTATTAATCGCGCTTAGTAATGTCGCGATCGAAAAAGGGAGCGATACTGACGCGCCGTTAACAATTCATTATCGAGATTTAGCTGAGCAATTTATTCAGCTTTACTGGCACCAAGCGCGCCCCTATAAAATTGTTAATCAAACAGAAATTATCCTTGCGCAAAATACAGGTAATACGATCGCCATCATGCAACGAATCGATGAACTGCAAGCTCGTTATACAACGCTCGCCAATGCACGCCGTCAATCCGATTGGAATAGCACGATTACAAGTGTTGCCCAAACCGTTAAAAAAATGCCGGCGCAATATCTCCAAAATATCGGCGGTCAAACGTATCCTTTTTTATATGAATGGTCATCAAAAGGTATGGAGATTACCCTTAAACGCGGGGTGATGTACGGTTTTAGACAATTTAACGGCATTATTACACAGCTCGCGGAGCATAAATGGCTACAATTGATTCGTCAAAATAGCCAAAACGCGGAGCTTTTCCAAGACGATCACGATCTCTATACCTTCCTGTTTGAACCCTCGCGCCAAGCACTTGGTAAAGTCAAAGATCAATTAATTCCCCTCCAAAATAATTGCTGTTTTTATTGTGGCAAGCCGATTAAAGAGAACGATCATCACGTCGATCACTTTATCCCGTGGTCGCTCTACAGTAGCGATACAGGGCATAATTTTGTGCTCTCTGATAGCCGTTGTAATTTACAAAAAAGTGATGCTCTTGCGTCGCTTCCTGTATTAGCACGCTGGCTTGAACGCAACGAACTGCGCAATCATGAGATTATTGAAGCGATTACTCCGATTGGATTTATTTGCGATAAAGAGCGTAGCCATAATGTTGCCAAATGGGCATATTCGAAACTCTTTAAAGCCGATTCCTTTTTCTGGGTGCCTCCAAAAACATTAACGCGCATTGTAGAAAATCCCGATCTCACTTTTGACGCTCATAACGCAAAATATCCTGCTCCGTAA
- a CDS encoding ribonucleoside-diphosphate reductase subunit alpha, with protein sequence MINYVVKSSGEREEFIPEKLNKWAEFASHYEVDWSAIALEAYRKCYDGCTTLELHKAMIDACVEREDHRHLKMAGRLLIGTIYKEAFGGFRQIPSLPEFYAHMISLKHWENMDYNAEELNELDAVIDHNIDINYNYTTLHQMKDRYLISNRVTGRCLESPQFMFMGMAMQNMQNQPRERRLEDVKKLYRYLNELKINTPTPMLINMRTPHKGYASCCVYTTDDNVESLSVGDHISYMMTCASAGIGAHLLTRSKGDPVKEGRVVHQGKLPYYRMIQSAVHANMQASRGGSATVYFNTLDPEIFDLLVLKNPTTVTQKRIRDIDYAMLVNRYFVEKVAKNEDWMLISLLEAPDLYEAFYSSDYEHFKAVYDKYEKSDCKKQFVKAREIAIKALTESAETGRIYLTYIDEMNRHTPFKDTIYSSNLCLEIALPTKPYTGMMDLYSDNPEGEIGLCSLASLVVGRIAEEEYEEIAYYTALMIDNVMEIMEYPFKSLEVTAKARRSIGVGITNLAHDMAMHKLSYASREGKNYIHFIAERHSYYLHKASLRLAKEKGNAPWIDKTKYPEGWLPIDTYNKNVDSVHDAELRYDWEALRQAIIEQGGIRHSVLEAMMPVESSSQLTNTTNGLYPIRNLKVMKTSGTGKNLLLAPDMDELGQYYDIAWNLDSKDLIEMYAIIQKFTGQAISADLYLNLQEEQTISTRQLLTDFIYMMRLGCKTRYYLNSASGIVHEGYETVADASCAGGACTL encoded by the coding sequence ATGATCAATTACGTCGTAAAAAGTAGCGGAGAACGCGAAGAATTTATTCCCGAGAAACTCAATAAATGGGCGGAGTTTGCCTCTCATTATGAAGTCGATTGGAGTGCGATTGCGCTAGAAGCGTACCGTAAATGTTACGACGGGTGCACGACGTTAGAACTGCACAAAGCGATGATTGATGCCTGTGTTGAACGTGAAGATCATCGTCATCTTAAGATGGCGGGCCGTCTTTTAATCGGGACGATCTATAAAGAAGCGTTTGGCGGATTTCGTCAAATTCCATCGCTTCCTGAATTTTATGCGCACATGATTTCGCTCAAACATTGGGAAAATATGGATTATAACGCCGAAGAGCTCAACGAGCTTGATGCGGTGATCGATCACAATATCGATATTAATTACAACTACACCACGCTTCACCAGATGAAAGATCGCTATCTCATTAGCAATCGTGTGACGGGACGTTGTTTAGAATCGCCTCAATTTATGTTTATGGGGATGGCGATGCAAAACATGCAGAACCAGCCGCGTGAGCGCCGTTTAGAAGACGTTAAAAAACTTTATCGTTATTTAAATGAGCTTAAAATTAATACCCCAACGCCGATGTTAATCAACATGCGTACGCCTCATAAAGGCTATGCGTCGTGCTGTGTATATACCACCGATGATAATGTTGAATCGCTCTCGGTTGGGGATCATATCTCGTATATGATGACCTGTGCGAGTGCAGGGATTGGGGCGCATCTGTTAACGCGCTCAAAAGGGGATCCGGTGAAAGAGGGGCGCGTTGTCCATCAAGGAAAACTCCCTTATTACCGTATGATTCAATCGGCGGTACATGCCAATATGCAAGCAAGCCGTGGCGGAAGTGCGACGGTCTATTTCAATACGCTCGATCCTGAAATTTTCGATCTATTAGTGCTTAAAAACCCCACAACGGTAACGCAAAAACGAATTCGTGATATCGACTATGCGATGCTCGTTAATCGTTACTTTGTTGAAAAAGTGGCAAAAAATGAAGATTGGATGCTGATCAGTCTGCTTGAAGCGCCGGATCTTTACGAGGCGTTCTACTCAAGCGATTATGAACACTTTAAAGCGGTCTATGACAAATACGAGAAATCGGACTGTAAAAAACAATTTGTAAAAGCCCGTGAAATTGCGATCAAAGCGCTCACCGAATCGGCAGAAACGGGGCGTATCTACCTCACCTATATCGATGAGATGAACCGCCACACGCCGTTTAAAGATACGATCTATTCAAGTAACCTCTGTTTAGAGATTGCGCTTCCGACAAAACCGTATACCGGCATGATGGATCTTTATAGCGACAATCCGGAAGGGGAAATTGGGCTCTGTAGCTTGGCATCACTTGTGGTGGGCCGTATTGCGGAAGAGGAGTATGAAGAGATTGCGTACTACACCGCGCTGATGATCGATAACGTCATGGAGATTATGGAGTATCCATTTAAATCCCTTGAAGTGACCGCAAAAGCGCGCCGTTCGATCGGGGTGGGAATTACTAACCTTGCCCACGATATGGCGATGCATAAATTGAGCTACGCTTCACGTGAAGGAAAAAACTATATCCATTTTATCGCCGAGCGCCACAGTTACTATCTCCATAAAGCGAGTCTTCGTCTTGCCAAAGAGAAAGGCAATGCGCCGTGGATCGATAAAACCAAATACCCAGAGGGTTGGTTACCGATCGATACCTACAATAAAAATGTGGATTCGGTGCATGATGCGGAGCTTCGCTACGATTGGGAAGCGTTACGTCAAGCAATTATTGAGCAGGGCGGGATTCGTCACAGTGTGCTAGAAGCGATGATGCCGGTTGAATCGTCAAGCCAGCTCACCAATACCACGAACGGTCTCTATCCAATTCGTAATCTTAAAGTGATGAAAACCTCAGGCACGGGCAAAAACTTACTGCTTGCGCCCGATATGGATGAGCTCGGCCAATATTATGATATTGCGTGGAACTTAGATTCAAAAGACTTAATTGAGATGTATGCGATTATTCAGAAATTTACAGGGCAAGCGATCTCCGCGGACCTCTATCTCAATCTGCAAGAAGAGCAAACCATCTCAACCCGTCAGCTTTTAACGGATTTCATCTACATGATGCGCCTCGGTTGTAAAACACGTTACTACTTAAATAGTGCGTCGGGCATTGTGCATGAAGGGTATGAAACCGTTGCCGATGCAAGTTGTGCGGGCGGTGCGTGTACGCTGTAA
- a CDS encoding class I SAM-dependent methyltransferase: MSDETNIEYYNQNADAFCEQTWAVDMSELYRPFEAYVPPKASILDVGCGAGRDALYFYEKGYDVTAFDYSLELVKNAQALTGLPILHRSFYEIDERYQYDGIWCCASLLHVPFDQLSDVLMRLVRALKIEGVAYLSFKYGDSMREHNGRIFTDLNEQSIRAYLTPLPVSIQKEWITEDQRPDRVERWLNVIIQKKDFLDDASQCRMAD; this comes from the coding sequence ATGAGTGACGAAACAAATATAGAGTATTACAACCAAAATGCCGATGCGTTTTGCGAGCAGACTTGGGCAGTCGATATGTCTGAGTTATATCGCCCCTTTGAAGCCTATGTACCGCCAAAAGCGTCGATTTTAGATGTTGGCTGTGGCGCAGGACGGGACGCACTCTATTTCTACGAAAAAGGCTACGACGTTACCGCCTTTGATTATTCATTAGAACTGGTTAAAAATGCACAAGCCTTAACCGGACTTCCCATTTTGCACCGCTCTTTTTACGAGATTGATGAACGCTATCAATATGATGGAATTTGGTGTTGCGCATCGCTTTTGCACGTGCCTTTCGATCAACTCTCCGATGTTTTAATGCGCTTAGTGAGAGCTTTAAAAATAGAGGGCGTTGCTTATCTCTCCTTTAAATATGGCGATTCAATGCGCGAACATAATGGACGAATCTTTACCGATCTTAACGAGCAATCAATTCGCGCCTATTTAACCCCGCTTCCCGTTTCAATCCAAAAGGAATGGATTACCGAAGATCAGCGCCCCGATCGAGTAGAACGTTGGCTTAATGTCATTATTCAGAAAAAGGATTTTTTAGATGACGCTTCCCAGTGCCGAATGGCAGATTGA
- a CDS encoding zinc metallopeptidase — protein sequence MRWEKERRSDNIEDRRRSGGGRGANLGGLPIPLNGKAGIAVFLVVMIAGYYGIDLSPLLGGEGTTYQTETNVRISPEEEKMAEFTGAALGMTEDLWTREFKKLGTPYQEPKLVLYKGQTSTACGFGQAAMGPFYCPADYKVYIDLSFYDDMRRNLGGGGDFAQGYVIAHEVGHHVQNLLGTNQKVRRAQAGASKKEANQLSVKMELQADCYAGIWGKYVSERGLLEIGDLEKAMKTAAAIGDDRLQKQSRGVVVPDSFTHGTSKQRQEWFQRGFDQGDIRACNTFEAL from the coding sequence ATGCGTTGGGAAAAAGAGAGACGAAGCGATAATATTGAAGATCGACGTCGTTCAGGCGGTGGGCGCGGAGCAAACTTAGGCGGGCTCCCGATTCCATTAAATGGGAAGGCCGGGATTGCGGTCTTTTTAGTGGTGATGATCGCGGGCTATTATGGCATCGATCTATCGCCGCTTTTAGGCGGCGAAGGCACCACCTATCAGACGGAAACCAATGTTCGCATCTCCCCAGAAGAGGAGAAGATGGCGGAATTTACCGGTGCGGCCCTTGGGATGACCGAGGATTTATGGACGCGAGAATTTAAAAAACTGGGCACCCCCTATCAAGAGCCTAAACTTGTGCTCTATAAAGGGCAAACCTCCACGGCGTGCGGATTTGGGCAAGCAGCGATGGGCCCCTTTTATTGTCCGGCTGATTATAAAGTCTATATCGATCTCTCATTTTATGACGATATGCGCCGAAACTTAGGCGGTGGCGGTGATTTTGCGCAAGGCTATGTGATCGCTCATGAGGTTGGGCACCATGTCCAAAATCTGCTTGGCACGAATCAAAAAGTGCGTAGAGCACAAGCGGGTGCGAGCAAAAAAGAGGCCAATCAGCTCTCGGTTAAAATGGAGCTTCAAGCCGATTGTTATGCCGGCATTTGGGGTAAATATGTGAGCGAGCGTGGTTTATTAGAGATCGGTGATCTTGAAAAAGCGATGAAAACCGCGGCCGCAATTGGTGATGACCGTCTGCAAAAACAATCTCGCGGAGTCGTTGTGCCCGATAGTTTTACGCACGGCACATCCAAACAGCGTCAAGAGTGGTTCCAACGCGGATTTGATCAGGGCGATATTAGAGCCTGTAATACCTTTGAAGCACTCTAA
- a CDS encoding YfcE family phosphodiesterase has protein sequence MLNALIVSDSHGSADHLIEIIAHHEREIAYVLFLGDGAKEAVEAAYLFPDIQFFGVIGNNDFGIQDSRALTLPLERSETIGKHRIYMTHGHIAHYQHVEKEVRNRALIHKASIAFHGHTHRTAVSHKNEVTVINPGSITYPRGGSIASYGMINFAEETPTPIFFDATTHETITLI, from the coding sequence ATGCTAAACGCACTGATTGTATCGGATTCTCATGGCAGTGCCGATCATTTAATTGAGATCATTGCCCATCACGAGCGCGAGATTGCTTACGTGCTCTTTTTAGGCGATGGTGCAAAAGAGGCGGTGGAAGCGGCCTATCTTTTCCCTGATATTCAGTTTTTCGGCGTGATTGGCAATAATGATTTTGGCATTCAAGATTCACGCGCTTTAACGCTTCCCCTTGAACGCTCCGAAACCATCGGGAAACACCGCATCTACATGACGCATGGCCACATTGCCCACTATCAACATGTGGAAAAAGAGGTACGAAATCGCGCGCTAATTCATAAAGCAAGCATCGCCTTTCACGGGCATACCCACCGGACAGCTGTAAGCCATAAGAACGAGGTCACTGTGATTAATCCCGGTAGCATTACCTATCCCCGAGGCGGATCGATCGCTTCCTATGGTATGATCAATTTCGCTGAAGAGACGCCAACGCCAATCTTTTTTGATGCGACTACCCATGAAACAATTACGCTTATTTAG
- the hrpA gene encoding ATP-dependent RNA helicase HrpA gives MDIATELKKLEQLLPHTETKDRYFLERDLKRAMRDNHREMDEALISLKERIVSSAERVLLRQKNVPKITYDDALPIAEKREIIKEALNEYQVVIVCGETGSGKTTQLAKMCLELGFGSRGLIGHTQPRRIAAHSVASRIAEELDRPLGEFVGYKMRFNDKTADDTVIKLMTDGILLTELSRDRYLNQYEVLIIDEAHERSLNIDFLLGILKNILPRRPDLKLIITSATIDPEKFSNYFGGAKKAPIIEVSGRTYPVEMRYRPLLEMDGGKDSDEKDLNEGIIDAVRELSQEGRGDILVFLSGEREIREAADELRREFASYYEILPLFSRLSQAEQSRIFRPGNRPRIVLSTNVAETSLTVPGIKYVIDSGVARISRYNPTSRLQSLLVEPIARASADQRAGRCGRVSEGICIRLFSEEDFESRPEFLDPEILRTHLASVILQMGYLRLGDPEAFPFIEAPETRQIREGFRTLRELRAVRHNGTLTRLGNDLARLPIDPRFGAMLLDGVKRGVGHELLVLVAMMSIQDPRERPLEFQQQADEKHRLFKEPHSDFISFLNLWTWYQSYAVNSSQSQLRKLCRQYFLNFMRMREWYDLYRQIEGLLKSMKFSINPFPTVTKEVSKKGRGSGNGNRKNNKDSDNDEFRFPSFSEDLIHQSLLVGLLDQIGMIGDDKTYTGPNNRKFKIFPGSFLFKKPPKWVMAMEIVETSQVYARTCGVIDPAWLESIADHLIKKQYSEPHWSKTQGQAAAYETLLLFGLPVVANRQISYGKVAPELSRELMIREGLVEGEINIRAPFYRKNSKVIEDVELMEEKTRRRDILVEEWQLFEWYTKRIPADCYSVAALEKWCKTPNNNDSLILTKADILARDDALNLEDFPETVQFNQLTLNALYLFDPSNESDGMTLLVPLAALNLLDKTRLDWLVRGLIEEKVVEIMRTMPRALRRNFVPLPNVAAEMVERLEFGEGNLYYQIADFLTKRSGITIEPHNFNEEALPRHLRMNIRVIDTGGKTLGESRDLNELRETFKAKAASAFQTLVEKGKPKVKVRKTRGKSGEENGTHHHQAGTQNASDTHLPDHDTVLDPNSWALEKSVSFNRNGIQLMGYPALVLKKDQLKMELCDREAVAEQKHLTTLIELSLNALSEQIKYLRRQWPQFGKLALMFRPVGSEEALREDLMRAVIKDGFEANELPRDAKTFNHIVERLRREIVKNATDLSGLIIDIFERYKTVRETLNTLHPMNKAMIEREIKTHLDRLIYVDFISQTPREWRLQIPRYLEAMAIRVERFPQNVNRDKAQHAVLESHWQNYLKAREFFKNREELYGAVEEYRWMIEEMAVSFFAQPMKTVITVSEKRLKKAWEAIELVIKNSDYR, from the coding sequence ATGGATATTGCCACCGAGCTTAAAAAATTAGAGCAACTGCTTCCTCACACTGAAACGAAAGATCGTTACTTTTTAGAACGCGATCTTAAGCGGGCGATGCGTGATAATCATCGGGAGATGGATGAGGCGCTGATCTCGCTGAAAGAGCGAATTGTTAGCTCGGCGGAGCGGGTGTTATTGCGCCAGAAAAATGTGCCGAAGATCACTTATGATGATGCGCTTCCCATTGCGGAAAAGCGTGAGATTATCAAAGAGGCATTAAACGAGTATCAGGTGGTGATTGTCTGCGGGGAGACGGGCTCGGGGAAAACCACTCAGCTTGCGAAGATGTGCCTTGAGCTTGGGTTTGGCTCGCGCGGATTAATTGGGCATACTCAGCCTCGGCGAATTGCTGCGCACTCGGTGGCCTCGCGCATAGCAGAAGAGCTTGATCGTCCCCTTGGGGAATTTGTCGGCTATAAGATGCGCTTTAATGATAAAACCGCGGACGATACCGTCATTAAACTGATGACTGACGGGATTTTACTCACGGAGCTTTCCCGCGATCGCTATCTCAATCAATATGAAGTCTTAATTATCGACGAGGCGCACGAACGTAGCCTCAATATCGACTTTCTGCTCGGTATTTTAAAGAATATTTTGCCACGCCGCCCCGATCTTAAATTGATCATTACCTCGGCAACCATCGACCCTGAGAAGTTTTCTAACTATTTTGGCGGTGCGAAAAAAGCGCCGATTATTGAAGTTTCAGGCCGAACTTATCCCGTTGAGATGCGCTATCGTCCTCTTTTGGAGATGGATGGTGGGAAAGATTCTGATGAAAAAGATCTCAATGAGGGGATCATTGATGCGGTGCGCGAGCTTTCGCAAGAAGGGCGCGGGGATATTCTCGTCTTTTTATCCGGTGAGCGGGAGATTCGGGAGGCGGCTGATGAGCTTCGCCGAGAATTTGCGAGTTATTATGAGATTTTGCCGCTCTTTTCACGCTTAAGCCAAGCAGAGCAATCGCGGATTTTCCGCCCGGGCAATCGTCCTCGCATTGTTTTGTCCACCAACGTTGCCGAAACCTCGCTCACTGTACCGGGCATTAAATATGTGATCGATTCGGGCGTTGCACGGATTAGCCGATATAATCCCACCTCGCGCTTACAGAGTCTGCTCGTTGAGCCGATCGCAAGAGCCTCCGCCGATCAGCGTGCCGGGCGGTGCGGGCGAGTGAGTGAAGGGATCTGTATTCGTCTCTTTAGTGAGGAGGATTTTGAGAGTCGCCCTGAGTTTTTAGACCCTGAAATTTTACGCACCCATTTAGCCTCGGTAATTTTACAGATGGGGTATCTTCGCCTTGGCGATCCGGAAGCGTTTCCCTTTATTGAAGCGCCTGAAACGCGCCAAATTCGGGAGGGATTTCGCACGCTGCGTGAGCTTCGAGCCGTGCGCCATAATGGTACATTAACAAGACTCGGGAATGATCTTGCGCGCCTACCGATCGATCCGCGCTTTGGGGCGATGCTGCTTGATGGAGTAAAACGGGGCGTTGGGCATGAATTATTGGTGCTCGTTGCGATGATGTCGATCCAAGATCCGCGGGAACGGCCCCTTGAATTTCAGCAACAGGCCGATGAAAAACATCGTCTCTTTAAAGAGCCTCATTCTGATTTTATTAGCTTTTTAAATCTCTGGACCTGGTATCAATCCTACGCGGTCAATAGCTCGCAATCGCAGCTGCGTAAATTGTGTAGGCAGTATTTTTTAAACTTCATGCGCATGCGCGAATGGTACGATCTCTATCGCCAAATTGAAGGGTTACTGAAATCGATGAAATTCTCGATTAATCCTTTCCCAACGGTGACAAAAGAGGTGAGTAAAAAAGGACGCGGCAGCGGTAATGGCAATCGTAAAAATAATAAAGACTCAGACAATGACGAATTTAGATTCCCGAGTTTTTCAGAAGATCTGATTCATCAGTCGCTCCTTGTGGGCCTTCTCGATCAGATCGGGATGATTGGCGATGATAAAACGTATACGGGCCCCAATAATCGTAAATTTAAGATTTTTCCTGGCTCGTTTCTCTTTAAAAAGCCGCCGAAATGGGTGATGGCGATGGAGATTGTGGAAACCTCCCAAGTCTACGCGCGCACCTGTGGGGTGATTGATCCGGCGTGGCTTGAATCGATCGCAGATCACCTCATTAAAAAACAATATAGCGAGCCTCACTGGAGTAAAACCCAAGGGCAAGCGGCTGCGTATGAAACGCTCCTACTATTTGGGCTTCCCGTTGTGGCCAATCGCCAAATTAGCTACGGGAAAGTCGCGCCTGAGCTCTCCCGAGAGCTGATGATTCGTGAAGGACTCGTGGAAGGGGAGATCAATATTCGTGCGCCGTTTTATCGTAAAAATAGCAAGGTGATTGAAGATGTTGAGCTGATGGAAGAAAAGACCCGTCGCCGCGATATCTTAGTGGAAGAATGGCAGCTCTTTGAGTGGTACACAAAACGCATTCCCGCCGATTGTTACTCCGTTGCCGCCCTTGAAAAATGGTGTAAAACGCCGAACAATAATGATTCGCTCATCTTAACGAAAGCCGATATTTTAGCCCGTGATGATGCGCTCAATCTCGAAGATTTCCCTGAAACGGTGCAGTTTAATCAATTAACCTTAAATGCGCTCTATCTGTTTGATCCATCGAATGAATCCGATGGAATGACGCTCTTGGTTCCGCTGGCTGCGCTCAATCTGCTCGATAAAACGCGCCTTGATTGGCTGGTACGCGGGCTGATTGAAGAAAAGGTGGTGGAGATTATGCGTACCATGCCCCGCGCGTTACGCCGGAATTTTGTCCCGCTTCCCAATGTGGCGGCCGAAATGGTGGAGCGCCTCGAATTTGGTGAGGGGAATCTCTATTATCAAATCGCCGACTTTTTAACCAAGCGCTCCGGCATTACTATCGAACCGCACAATTTTAATGAAGAGGCATTGCCGCGCCATCTGCGTATGAATATCCGTGTGATCGATACTGGCGGGAAAACCTTGGGCGAGAGCCGTGATCTCAATGAACTGCGGGAAACCTTTAAAGCAAAAGCGGCCTCAGCGTTCCAAACGCTTGTAGAAAAGGGCAAGCCGAAAGTTAAAGTGCGTAAAACTCGCGGGAAATCCGGCGAGGAAAATGGTACGCATCACCATCAAGCGGGCACTCAAAACGCATCTGACACTCATCTTCCGGATCATGATACGGTGCTCGATCCGAACAGTTGGGCGCTGGAAAAATCGGTCAGTTTTAATCGTAATGGTATCCAATTGATGGGCTATCCTGCGCTTGTTCTTAAAAAAGATCAGCTTAAAATGGAGCTCTGCGACCGGGAAGCGGTGGCGGAGCAGAAACATCTCACCACGCTGATTGAACTGAGCCTCAATGCACTTAGTGAGCAGATTAAATATCTCCGTCGTCAATGGCCACAGTTTGGGAAATTGGCGTTAATGTTTCGCCCGGTTGGCAGTGAAGAGGCACTCCGTGAAGATCTCATGCGCGCGGTAATTAAAGATGGCTTTGAGGCAAATGAATTGCCCCGAGATGCGAAAACGTTTAATCACATTGTGGAGCGTCTTCGCCGTGAAATTGTGAAAAATGCCACCGATTTAAGTGGGCTGATTATCGATATTTTTGAGCGTTATAAAACCGTGCGCGAAACGCTAAATACGCTTCACCCGATGAATAAAGCGATGATTGAACGGGAGATTAAAACCCATCTCGATCGCTTAATCTATGTGGACTTTATTAGCCAAACGCCGCGGGAATGGCGCTTACAAATTCCTCGATATTTAGAGGCGATGGCCATTCGAGTTGAACGCTTCCCGCAAAATGTGAATCGCGATAAAGCGCAACACGCAGTGCTTGAATCCCATTGGCAAAATTATCTAAAAGCGCGGGAATTCTTTAAAAATCGTGAAGAACTTTACGGCGCGGTGGAAGAGTATCGCTGGATGATTGAAGAGATGGCGGTCTCCTTTTTTGCTCAGCCGATGAAAACGGTGATTACCGTCTCTGAAAAGCGGCTTAAAAAGGCGTGGGAAGCGATTGAACTGGTGATTAAAAATAGTGATTATCGTTAA